The Pleuronectes platessa chromosome 13, fPlePla1.1, whole genome shotgun sequence genome includes a window with the following:
- the vapal gene encoding VAMP (vesicle-associated membrane protein)-associated protein A, like, with protein sequence MSKLDQILVLDPPVDLKFKGPFTDVVTTNLKLKNPSDKRVCFKVKTTAPRRYCVRPNSGVIDPGATVNISVMLQPFDYDPNEKSKHKFMVQTIFAPSAVSDMDALWKDAKPDDLMDSKLRCVFELPSENDKVNDVEATKAAPVMNSVKADPTTASVPAAAPQDDPEMKKVQEKCKRLQSDMNKLVEENRQLKDDGVRMRKAPRSDHMTTNSTSLLGREATTASLPSLLVVIAAIFIGFFLGKFIL encoded by the exons ATGTCCAAGCTGGACCAGATCCTCGTCCTCGACCCTCCGGTCGACCTCAAATTCAAAG GTCCTTTCACAGATGTAGTTACCACCAACCTCAAGCTGAAGAACCCCTCTGACAAAAGAGTGTGTTTCAAAGTGAAGACCACGGCGCCCCGCAGGTACTGTGTACGACCAAACAGTGGCGTCATCGATCCTGGAGCAACTGTCAACATCTCGG TCATGCTGCAGCCGTTTGACTATGACCCCAACGAGAAAAGTAAACACAAATTCATGGTGCAGACAATTTTTGCGCCATCAGCTGTGTCTGACATGGATGCTTTG TGGAAAGATGCAAAACCTGATGATCTCATGGATTCCAAGCTGAGATGTGTCTTCGAGCTGCCTTCTGAAAATGATAAAGTG AATGACGTGGAGGCGACCAAAGCGGCCCCGGTGATGAACTCTGTGAAGGCCGATCCAACAACGGCCTCGGTGCCAGCTGCCGCCCCACAGGACGACCCAGAGATGAAGAAAGTGCAGGAGAAGTGCAAGAGGCTGCAGTCTGACATGaacaagctggtggaggagaACCGGCAACTAAAG GACGATGGTGTTAGAATGAGAAAGGCTCCCCGCTCGGACCACATGACAACAAACTCAACTAGCCTCCTCGGCCGAGAAGCCACCACCGCCTCCCTGCCCTCCCTCCTCGTCGTCATAGCCGCCATCTTCATCGGATTCTTCTTGGGGAAGTTCATCTTGTAG